From the Theobroma cacao cultivar B97-61/B2 chromosome 2, Criollo_cocoa_genome_V2, whole genome shotgun sequence genome, one window contains:
- the LOC18607781 gene encoding transcription termination factor MTERF2, chloroplastic gives MLSCPPPPSLHQHLHRHPHSTTVYLSIHRQPNLPAITTPDPLIRTQNAKSTSLLHHSTTTTTNKTKNPPQESDNDQQQHQNSVHPNDNKPTTRQLIIPPHEKLNILEMSLASKRPPLFPGSIYANSLLPLQSVLRTRNDTQHLENDNDEDDEDEEVMIMRALEIRRKVTAVVFKGAMKKGKFGITYSTNLVNRLSEFIDHVMIEAAALKRLPEFEDSTFNVRAKAVIDDSNVVPLIRWLKHNDLSYPKIAKLICMSKGNLDSIRRLVEWLKTVHVKAEFLGVTLLKSGDDILQRSIEELDEIVEYLESNGVKGDWMGFVISRCPKLLSYSIEEVKTRVEFYLNMGMNANDFGTMVFDYPGALGCFTLEEMNQKVNYLKEFGLSTEYVGRLLAFRPELMGCSIEEKWKPLVKYLYYLGISRDGMRRMLTIKPMVFCFNFETTIAPKVQFFRDLGVRDDAIGNMLVKFPPLLTYSLHKKIRPVVIFLMTKAGVTEKDIGKVIALGPELLGCSIGNKLEVNMKYFLSLGIRHRQLGEMIADFPKLLRYKVDLLYPKYRYLRRTMVRPLQDVIEFPRFFSYSLEERIIPRHKIMVENRVNFKLRYMLACTDEEFNGRVADKVERRRRFESGLLDNALADSQTAEGSLGKAAVINCPASENAILNFPVSDYSMERTVQK, from the exons ATGCTTTCTTGCCCTCCTCCTCCCTCCCTCCACCAGCATCTCCACCGTCACCCTCATTCCACCACAGTCTACTTGTCCATCCACCGCCAACCTAACCTCCCCGCAATCACCACACCTGACCCTCTCATCCGTACTCAAAACGCAAAATCCACCTCCCTCCTCCACCactccaccaccaccaccaccaacaaaacaaaaaacccaCCCCAAGAAAGCGACAATGACCAACAGCAGCACCAAAATTCCGTCCACCCTAACGACAATAAACCAACAACCCGGCAACTTATAATTCCACCTCATGAAAAACTAAACATCCTAGAAATGTCCCTCGCCTCCAAACGCCCCCCGCTGTTCCCGGGCTCCATTTACGCCAATTCTCTCCTTCCTCTCCAATCCGTATTGCGAACCCGAAACGACACACAACACCTAGAAAACGATAACGACGAGGACGATGAGGATGAGGAGGTGATGATAATGCGTGCGCTTGAGATTAGAAGGAAGGTAACGGCAGTGGTTTTTAAGGGAGCAATGAAGAAGGGAAAATTTGGAATTACGTATTCAACAAATTTGGTTAATAGGTTGTCGGAATTTATTGATCATGTGATGATTGAAGCAGCTGCGTTGAAAAGGTTGCCTGAGTTCGAGGATTCTACGTTTAATGTTCGTGCTAAGGCTGTTATTGATGACTCCAATGTCGTTCCTCTTATAAG GTGGTTGAAGCACAATGACCTCTCATATCCTAAAATTGCGAAGCTGATATGCATGTCTAAAGGAAATCTTGATTCTATACGACGACTTGTTGAGTGGTTGAAGACAGTTCATGTGAAGGCTGAATTTCTGGGGGTTACGCTTTTGAAATCTGGAGATGATATTTTGCAACGTAGCATTGAAGAATTGGATGAGATTGTTGAGTATTTGGAGAGCAATGGAGTTAAGGGGGATTGGATGGGTTTTGTTATTAGCCGATGTCCGAAGTTGTTGTCCTATAGCATCGAGGAAGTGAAAACGCGTGTAGAGTTTTACTTGAATATGGGTATGAATGCAAATGATTTTGGGACAATGGTGTTTGATTATCCCGGCGCACTTGGCTGCTTCACTCTTGAAGAGATGAATCAAAAG GTTAATTATCTGAAAGAGTTTGGCCTCAGTACTGAATATGTTGGGAGATTACTAGCATTCAGGCCAGAATTGATGGGTTGTagcattgaagaaaaatggaagCCTCTTGTTAAGTACTTATATTACCTTGGAATTTCCCGAGATGGAATGAGGAGAATGCTTACCATTAAGCCAATGGttttctgttttaatttcGAGACAACCATCGCACCTAAG GTTCAATTTTTTCGGGACCTAGGTGTTCGAGATGATGCCATTGGTAACATGCTTGTCAAGTTTCCTCCCTTACTAACATACAGCCTCCACAAGAAAATTCGGCCAGTG GTCATATTTTTGATGACAAAAGCTGGAGTCACTGAGAAGGATATTGGAAAGGTTATAGCTTTGGGACCAGAGCTCTTGGGTTGCAGTATAGGAAATAAGCTTGAGGTTAATATGAAATATTTTCTGTCACTAGGCATACGGCATAGACAGCTGGGTGAGATGATTGCTGATTTCCCTAAACTTCTTCGATACAAAGTAGACCTCCTCTATCCTAAGTATCGTTATTTACGACGAACTATGGTCCGTCCTTTGCAGGATGTGATTGAGTTTCCCAG GTTTTTTAGCTATTCTCTAGAAGAGCGAATAATTCCAAGGCACAAAATTATGGTGGAGAATCGGGTTAACTTTAAACTTCGCTACATGTTGGCTTGTACTGATGAAGAGTTCAATGGAAGAGTTGCAGATAAAGTTGAGAGGAGGCGAAGGTTTGAATCTGGTCTCTTAGATAATGCTCTGGCTGATTCACAAACAGCTGAAGGTTCCTTGGGGAAGGCAGCAGTCATCAATTGTCCAGCAAGTGAAAATGCAATTTTGAATTTTCCTGTAAGTGATTACTCAATGGAGAGGACAGTCCAGAAGTGA